The genomic region CTACACCCAGCACAGAGGCCCCGTGGCAGTGCCCGTTGGCTGACACCGAGCTGGGGACTGTGGGACAAGAAGATGAGACCTTTGCAGCTGAGTGGTCCCCACATGGTCCCAGAGCCCCACAGTGCAGGCGCTGCATGGACCAGAGAGCATCAAAGGACAGGGAAACACTCCCCCGACACAGTCcacacagcagccctctgtgcctgctcccccagcagccccctaTGTGCAGCCCCCCACCACTGCCTCCCCTGCACAACCTCCGTCGTGTCCCATGGGACCACCAGcagacagccctgctgtggGATCCGGGGGTCTGGCCCAGGTGagaggctgggcagagctggccaTGCCCCAGTACCCTGAGCCCAGCAGGAGGACGGAGCTGGCCACGCAAGAAAggcccctccccagggctggggtctATGGGCAGACATGGGAAAAtgccccgctctgctccctgccagccctgctccccaggacAGCATGAGAGCCCAGGCCCTGGGGCTCCTCAGGCAGCTCCCGCATTTCTCCACTcccccttccctgtgcctgctgcgTCCTCACTGGCTCCCATGGGACTGCAGAGTCTTGGTTTGTGGGTACCTGGGTTTAGCGCTTTACACTGGGGGACTTCACCTCTGAGGGGGTTTCACCTTCTGAGTCCCCATTCACAGCCCACCCCAGGGCACATGGACAGTGCCTGTCCTCTCCTGAGCCCTCCACATTCCTTTCCAGAGGCACTGACAGCTGCTATCAGCCCTGTCATACCTCTGGCAGCCGGAGGAAGGGGACTGGGAGCTCACGCACCATCTCCACTGCCTCTGGACACCAGGAAGGTGGTTTTCAGACAAGTTCTTAGTGTCCCAGGTGTGATTCGAACAAATGGTCACAAACACAGTgagaacagaaggagaaaacttCCAAAGGTCCAATTCCTTTGGACTGTTGTTGGCTTGAGCTTTACAACGAAAGCTCAGCCGTCAGGCACTGCACTCAGGAGactgccttttatttcagagatgctATTAGAGAGGCCAGACGTGACACAGTGTTCAACACATTTGTGAAAGGGTCAGACACAACAGGAACAAGCCTCAAGAGCATTGGTATGAACCCCAGCAATTACTACCAGGTATGATAATCAGAGGGACAAAAAGCACAGTCCTGGGCTAAGAGAATCTCTGCGCACTCCGTAGAGAAGGGGAGGCAGGTTATTGTTGATGGAGCAATGTCCATTGCATCAGTTTCCTTAgggcctccttcagctccacgttcctcatgctgtagatgagggggttcactgctggaggcatcaccgagtacagaaatgacaccaaCAGGtcgagggatggggaagagatggaggggggcttcaggtaggcaaataTGCCAGtgctgaggaacagggagaccacagcTAGGTGAGGGAGGCATGTGGAAAAGGgtttgtgccgtccctgctcagaggggatcctcagcacggccctcaagatctgcacataggacagcacgatgaaaacaaaacacccaaaactgaaacaagcaGTAACAACAATAAACCCAACCTCGCTGAGGTAGccgtctgagcaggagagcttgaggatctgtggaatttcacaaaagaactggtccacagcattgccttggcagagtggtattgaaaatgtattggctgtgtgcagcacagcatagaaaaaaatactgccccaggcagctgctgccatgtggacacaagctctgctgcccaggagggtcccatagtgcaggggtttgcagatggcaatgtagcggtcataggccatgatggtgagaagataaaactctgctgacatgaaaaggacaaacagaaagagctgagcagcacatcctgcaaaggagatggccctggtgtcccagagggaattgcctatggctttggggagagtggtggagatggagcccaggtcaaggagggagaggttgaggaggaagaagtacatggggctgtggaggtggtggtcgcagactatggcggtgatgatgaggccatttcccaggagggcagccaggtagatgcccaggaagaggcagaagtgcaagagctgcagctgacgcgtgtctgcaaatgccaggaggaggaactgggtgatggagctgctgttggattTTGTGGTCGGACATAAGGAAATTCCAgtcagggcagggaggtggaCAATGTCTTCTTTAAGCAACCTGTGGATTTCTCAGGATCAGTGACACAGGGTCTTACCGAGAACAGAACACAGCACtgagcactgagcagagctcagtATAGCTGGGCTGTAAGGACAGCCCGCTGCAATGGCCCACAGGGATATTCAGTTGACTCTCTCAAGGGAA from Gavia stellata isolate bGavSte3 unplaced genomic scaffold, bGavSte3.hap2 HAP2_SCAFFOLD_42, whole genome shotgun sequence harbors:
- the LOC132321398 gene encoding olfactory receptor 14C36-like, with the protein product LGIYLAALLGNGLIITAIVCDHHLHSPMYFFLLNLSLLDLGSISTTLPKAIGNSLWDTRAISFAGCAAQLFLFVLFMSAEFYLLTIMAYDRYIAICKPLHYGTLLGSRACVHMAAAAWGSIFFYAVLHTANTFSIPLCQGNAVDQFFCEIPQILKLSCSDGYLSEVGFIVVTACFSFGCFVFIVLSYVQILRAVLRIPSEQGRHKPFSTCLPHLAVVSLFLSTGIFAYLKPPSISSPSLDLLVSFLYSVMPPAVNPLIYSMRNVELKEALRKLMQWTLLHQQ